One genomic region from Cardinium endosymbiont of Dermatophagoides farinae encodes:
- a CDS encoding Fic family protein, whose amino-acid sequence MLHREHLGTVRIRLDHQDIQLHTAKFVPPPPDHLMDCLGAFEKFLYDRSLPPLIHIALCHYQFEAIHPFLDGNGRIGRLLITLLLIEHKILPSPLLYLSAFFEATRDEYYKQLYNVSLKGT is encoded by the coding sequence ATGCTACACCGGGAGCATTTAGGAACAGTCAGAATTAGATTGGACCACCAGGATATACAACTGCATACTGCAAAGTTTGTACCTCCACCCCCTGATCATTTAATGGATTGTCTGGGAGCATTTGAAAAATTTTTATATGATAGATCCTTGCCACCATTGATTCATATCGCACTTTGCCATTATCAATTTGAAGCCATTCATCCATTTTTAGATGGTAATGGACGTATAGGACGACTCTTGATTACATTACTTTTAATTGAACACAAGATACTCCCTTCTCCTTTATTATATTTATCTGCATTTTTTGAAGCAACACGTGATGAATATTATAAACAGCTTTATAATGTTAGTTTGAAAGGTACCTGA
- a CDS encoding Fic/DOC family N-terminal domain-containing protein — translation MPLEIGFPEGLLKGHHAFVPYVLPPKFAWNNRLVNSLSRTDFLLGKLAREGSRLPNPHLLIRPFITRDAVLSSKIEGTQATLGKS, via the coding sequence TTGCCATTAGAAATAGGTTTTCCAGAAGGTCTACTCAAAGGGCACCATGCTTTTGTACCCTATGTGCTGCCACCAAAATTTGCATGGAATAATAGGCTAGTCAACAGTTTGTCTCGTACTGATTTTTTACTTGGAAAATTAGCACGAGAAGGCAGTAGGCTACCTAATCCTCATCTTTTAATACGTCCATTCATCACACGTGACGCAGTATTATCTAGCAAAATTGAAGGCACCCAAGCAACCTTGGGGAAATCTTAG
- a CDS encoding AAA family ATPase, with the protein MNKHKLPIGVSNFHKLVSNDYLFCDKTAMIADFLEKGDEVTLITRPRRWGKTLNMSMFQHFFSSEINGISTAGLFDDLKIGKLEGGRYVREHQGKHPVIMISFKDINADDFQGAYNAVYELILKVYSAYIYLLNSDKINAIQLNKLHIILSNQANQQQLEASLELLSQCLYQHHGKKVYILIDEYDTSLNKAYGNKLYLDAMVAFMRNLFSAALKDNTTLEKGLLTGILRISKDSMLSGLNNLETYTLLDEEYSAHFGFSEMEVSALFKAKDLSASMQEVRNWYNGYKVGNLVMYNPWSIISCINKSGRFDVYWVNTGNNNLIEQKVLTAHSEIKEQFEQLMRKESLVVSINRHIAFDILDKDDTSFWSLLLFAGYLTFETSHLSAYTSLYDCTVKVPNYEIWRLYSTFFQEWFVNQFERRRQYDSFLKHLVAGEVAAFVEQLSYFLRNSVSYFDTKQSNTLEGFYHGFVLGMLSSLGRTHYIRSNRESGLGRYDVLIIPKDGLKALLLEFKQVRKEEELETTAKLALQQIQTQAYHTELLQYPHIKEVIECGIAFSGKSVLAVYSTYDLAGKQSGDVMLTSRYGAQGE; encoded by the coding sequence ATGAATAAGCATAAACTACCGATTGGGGTTAGTAACTTTCATAAGCTGGTATCTAACGATTACCTCTTTTGTGATAAGACAGCCATGATTGCTGATTTCCTAGAAAAAGGCGATGAAGTTACCTTAATTACCCGTCCTCGTCGCTGGGGTAAGACACTCAATATGTCTATGTTCCAACATTTTTTTTCCTCAGAGATTAATGGTATAAGTACAGCAGGGTTATTTGATGATTTAAAAATTGGTAAGCTAGAAGGTGGTAGGTATGTTAGGGAACATCAAGGAAAGCACCCTGTCATTATGATCAGTTTTAAGGATATCAATGCAGATGATTTTCAAGGAGCTTATAATGCGGTGTATGAATTGATCTTAAAGGTTTATAGTGCTTATATTTATTTATTGAATAGTGATAAAATCAATGCAATACAGCTGAATAAATTACATATTATTCTTAGTAATCAAGCTAATCAACAACAGCTGGAAGCTTCTTTAGAGTTACTGAGTCAATGCCTCTATCAACACCATGGTAAAAAGGTCTATATTCTAATAGATGAATACGATACGTCACTCAATAAAGCTTATGGTAATAAATTATACCTGGACGCTATGGTTGCATTTATGCGTAACCTATTTAGCGCTGCGTTAAAAGACAATACTACACTAGAAAAAGGTCTTTTAACGGGTATATTACGTATTTCTAAGGATAGTATGCTCTCTGGATTAAATAACCTAGAGACCTATACCTTACTAGATGAAGAATATAGTGCCCATTTTGGTTTTAGTGAAATGGAAGTTTCCGCTTTATTTAAAGCAAAAGATTTGAGTGCTTCTATGCAAGAAGTAAGAAATTGGTACAATGGTTATAAGGTAGGGAACTTAGTGATGTATAACCCATGGTCTATTATTTCTTGTATCAATAAGTCAGGCCGTTTTGATGTCTATTGGGTAAATACGGGTAATAACAACTTAATTGAACAAAAGGTACTTACTGCTCATTCTGAGATCAAAGAACAATTTGAACAATTGATGCGAAAGGAATCTTTAGTTGTATCTATCAACAGACATATTGCTTTTGATATTTTAGATAAAGATGATACATCTTTTTGGAGTCTTTTATTATTTGCTGGCTATTTGACCTTTGAAACAAGTCATTTAAGCGCCTATACGAGTCTATATGACTGTACAGTCAAGGTTCCTAATTATGAAATATGGCGGCTCTATAGCACATTTTTTCAAGAATGGTTCGTCAATCAGTTTGAGAGAAGGAGGCAATATGATTCTTTTTTGAAACATTTGGTAGCTGGTGAGGTTGCTGCTTTTGTAGAACAACTTAGCTATTTCTTACGAAACAGTGTGAGCTATTTTGATACCAAACAAAGCAACACATTAGAAGGATTTTATCATGGTTTTGTATTAGGGATGTTATCAAGTTTGGGTAGAACCCATTATATACGATCCAATCGAGAAAGCGGATTGGGAAGGTATGATGTATTAATCATTCCTAAAGATGGTTTAAAGGCGCTGCTATTGGAATTTAAGCAGGTACGTAAAGAAGAAGAATTGGAAACTACAGCTAAACTTGCTTTACAACAAATACAAACACAAGCCTATCATACAGAGTTATTGCAGTATCCTCATATAAAAGAAGTAATAGAATGTGGTATTGCATTTTCTGGAAAGTCTGTTTTAGCTGTTTACTCGACTTATGATTTGGCTGGCAAACAGTCTGGTGATGTTATGTTAACCAGTAGATATGGTGCGCAAGGGGAATAG
- the ychF gene encoding redox-regulated ATPase YchF, with amino-acid sequence MALKCGLVGLPNVGKSMLFNGLSNGNAASANFPFCTIEPNVGVVAVPDQRMELLAELAHSKNIIPTAIEFVDIAGLVKDAHQGEGLGNKFLSHIREVNAIVHVIRCFEDEDVVHVAGGVDPVFDKQVIDHELRCKDIDTLTKRLEKIEKLAKHGPKAQQRTCELLNLFLTELKQGRDARAIQVAEIDQPLIDDWQLLTSKPVIYFANVDEATILGKKNPHLAALQAAIAQENGWVIIGAAALETQLNALSRQDKAFFLKEYNLMESALNKLIQSAYSLLQLITYFTVGPQEVRAWTIQNGTKAPQAAGVIHTDFQRGFIKAEVIAFKDYKQYKSENGCREAGKLRIEGKEYIVQDGDVMLFRFNV; translated from the coding sequence ATGGCTTTAAAGTGTGGCCTTGTTGGTTTGCCTAACGTAGGCAAGTCTATGTTGTTTAATGGCTTATCAAATGGAAATGCGGCTTCTGCCAATTTCCCTTTTTGTACGATAGAACCCAATGTAGGTGTAGTAGCTGTACCAGATCAACGTATGGAATTGCTTGCTGAATTGGCACATTCTAAAAATATCATACCTACTGCTATTGAGTTTGTAGACATAGCTGGGTTGGTCAAGGATGCCCATCAAGGAGAAGGATTGGGCAATAAATTCCTTAGCCATATTCGAGAAGTGAACGCGATTGTGCATGTGATCAGGTGTTTTGAAGATGAAGATGTAGTACACGTCGCGGGCGGTGTAGACCCTGTTTTTGACAAACAAGTTATTGACCATGAACTACGCTGTAAGGACATCGATACCTTAACCAAAAGGTTAGAGAAAATCGAAAAGCTTGCCAAACATGGGCCTAAAGCACAACAACGCACCTGTGAACTATTGAACCTGTTTTTAACAGAACTAAAACAGGGCCGTGATGCACGCGCCATCCAAGTAGCGGAAATCGATCAGCCATTGATAGATGACTGGCAACTATTAACCTCAAAACCGGTTATTTACTTTGCGAATGTAGATGAGGCAACCATACTTGGTAAAAAAAATCCGCACTTAGCTGCTTTACAAGCGGCTATTGCTCAGGAGAATGGCTGGGTGATTATTGGCGCTGCTGCGTTAGAAACACAGCTCAATGCATTGAGTCGTCAGGACAAGGCTTTTTTCTTAAAAGAATACAACCTAATGGAATCTGCATTAAATAAGCTGATTCAATCAGCTTATTCCTTGCTGCAGCTGATTACCTATTTTACGGTAGGGCCGCAAGAAGTGCGGGCATGGACCATTCAAAATGGGACAAAAGCACCTCAAGCAGCAGGAGTCATCCATACAGACTTTCAGCGTGGATTTATCAAAGCAGAGGTTATTGCTTTTAAGGACTATAAGCAGTATAAAAGTGAAAATGGCTGCCGGGAAGCGGGCAAGCTACGTATAGAAGGCAAAGAGTACATCGTACAAGATGGTGATGTAATGCTTTTTCGTTTTAATGTATAA
- a CDS encoding DUF3276 family protein, with product MEPHTGLDEVYSKRVNAGKRVYFFDIKSTRGKDYYLTITESKKRTEADGMAYEKHKIFLYKEDVNKFIRALNEVVDHLKTTLMADYAFDQFDRNAEGNPTK from the coding sequence GTGGAGCCACATACAGGATTAGATGAAGTTTATTCCAAAAGAGTAAATGCAGGAAAAAGAGTTTATTTCTTTGATATAAAGTCAACCAGGGGAAAAGACTACTACTTGACCATCACAGAAAGTAAGAAAAGAACAGAAGCAGATGGCATGGCATACGAAAAACATAAAATTTTTCTATACAAAGAAGATGTGAATAAATTCATTCGTGCGCTTAATGAGGTAGTTGACCACCTTAAAACGACGCTAATGGCTGACTATGCATTTGATCAATTTGATCGCAACGCAGAAGGAAATCCAACCAAATAA
- a CDS encoding 4Fe-4S dicluster domain-containing protein → MALRITDACINCGACAVECPNTAIYEGGTNWQWAEGTQLKRVKVKGEVLDAAIPQAPYTDDTFYIVTDKCTECVGFHEEPQCAAVCPVDCCVLDLDHPETKEALLEKKKFLHGEC, encoded by the coding sequence ATGGCTTTACGGATAACAGATGCATGCATCAATTGCGGCGCATGTGCGGTTGAGTGCCCTAATACTGCAATATATGAGGGTGGAACAAATTGGCAATGGGCTGAGGGTACACAGTTGAAGAGAGTCAAGGTAAAAGGCGAAGTATTGGATGCAGCCATACCACAAGCGCCCTACACAGATGACACCTTTTATATTGTCACAGATAAGTGTACAGAGTGTGTAGGCTTTCATGAGGAGCCACAATGCGCAGCAGTTTGCCCAGTAGATTGTTGTGTATTAGACCTAGATCACCCAGAAACGAAAGAAGCCTTGCTGGAAAAAAAGAAATTTTTACATGGGGAGTGTTAA
- the greA gene encoding transcription elongation factor GreA, protein MTYYTEEGLERMKKELSWLKSEGRIRVANDLAEAHKKGDLSENAEYDAARDAQGLLEAKIAALETLVANARVLKESEIDLSRVSILTKTRVRNKKTGTESIFMLVSQGEADLKQGKISVESPMGKGLLGKKVSEIAQVDTPSGIIELEILKIGLDL, encoded by the coding sequence ATGACCTATTACACAGAAGAAGGACTAGAGCGCATGAAAAAAGAACTCAGTTGGTTAAAAAGCGAAGGCCGCATTCGTGTAGCCAATGACCTAGCAGAAGCGCATAAAAAGGGGGATTTAAGTGAAAATGCAGAATATGATGCAGCCAGAGATGCACAAGGGTTATTAGAAGCAAAAATTGCTGCCTTAGAAACCTTAGTAGCCAACGCTAGAGTATTAAAAGAGAGTGAAATTGACTTGTCTCGCGTTTCTATTCTCACTAAAACACGCGTTAGGAATAAAAAAACAGGCACAGAATCTATTTTTATGCTTGTCTCACAGGGTGAGGCTGACCTAAAGCAGGGTAAGATATCCGTTGAATCGCCTATGGGAAAAGGGTTATTAGGTAAAAAAGTATCAGAGATTGCGCAAGTTGATACCCCCTCTGGTATCATTGAATTAGAGATTTTAAAAATCGGGTTGGACCTTTAA
- a CDS encoding RNB domain-containing ribonuclease codes for MHALEQAIQGKQEENIIQSLAIRSMAKALYTTKPDPHFALAFAHYTHFTSPIRRYADLLVHRLLKQYLKGERIYDAASYEKKCQYAVEREYLAVNAERASIKYKQVEFIQNLKDEIFDGIISGITEWNIYIEILSNGCEGMVRLSELTDDTYVFEENNFQAVGKQFKKCYRLGDIVKVKIKNCDLDKRHINFWLCQ; via the coding sequence ATGCATGCACTAGAGCAGGCCATTCAGGGCAAGCAAGAAGAAAACATTATACAATCACTGGCCATTCGGTCTATGGCTAAGGCGCTTTACACTACAAAACCCGACCCACACTTTGCATTGGCCTTTGCGCATTATACCCATTTTACCTCACCGATCAGAAGATATGCAGACCTATTGGTACACCGTCTTTTGAAGCAATATTTAAAAGGTGAACGCATCTACGACGCAGCATCCTATGAAAAAAAATGTCAATATGCTGTAGAACGAGAATACCTTGCGGTAAATGCAGAAAGGGCTTCTATCAAGTATAAACAAGTAGAGTTTATACAAAATTTAAAAGATGAAATATTTGATGGCATCATCAGTGGCATAACCGAATGGAACATCTATATAGAGATCCTCTCTAATGGCTGTGAAGGTATGGTTCGCTTATCAGAGCTTACCGATGACACCTATGTTTTTGAGGAAAACAACTTTCAAGCAGTTGGCAAACAGTTTAAAAAATGTTACCGATTAGGGGATATTGTAAAAGTAAAAATCAAAAATTGTGATTTGGACAAACGACACATTAACTTTTGGTTATGCCAGTAA
- the ybeY gene encoding rRNA maturation RNase YbeY, translating to MNIYYFSEEINFRLKQKRKISAWLQDVISQEGYTLNHLNFIFCTDNYLHAKNVTYLGHDTLTDVITFNYATDAKTILGDVYISIERIRENAKAYNRKMEEELYTVMVHGLLHLLAYNDKKRKDQLIMREKETFYLNQFALFIPTTPHKIKNKRAVQNHTTLILKILEKDPSQTYTIQQLCTALQITSKADKAKVKKALLDLLHQDAIKKISKGRYLHVAPPTYLTGRVDYVRAEYAYIIVPDQPKDILVRQKNLLAALDKDLVKVRLLPNGGRKRPEGVVVEVIKRNTVIGRITLSGQQPQAIVAQKRTTCTVLLEGENSAMLQENDKVVIALTSFLNNQLTGKVVQHLGPAGLHEVEMHAIMAEFGLKDGFPESLLESIQNIPTTITQAEAARRRNFRGIPTFTIDPADAQDFDDALSYQPLANGRYQVGIHIADVSYYVPPDSLLDKEAYDRNTSVYLVDRCIPMLPELLSNELCSLRPNETKLTFSAIFELDRQGKIHDKWLGETIIYSNKRFSYEEAQAAIDNQTGDFYEALTVLNQLAKELRKKRLQKGAINFETRALEFELDANGKPLQVMQKLRTDAHKLIEEFMLLANKEVATYVAKLKQKQEKLGPTFIYRTHDHPDPDKLNEFFLFVNQLGYKIDANKTLYTKPCMH from the coding sequence ATGAATATTTATTACTTCTCAGAAGAAATTAATTTTAGATTAAAGCAAAAAAGAAAAATTTCTGCTTGGCTGCAAGACGTTATCTCCCAAGAAGGATACACACTAAACCATCTTAACTTTATTTTTTGTACAGATAACTATTTACATGCTAAAAATGTAACCTATTTGGGCCATGACACTTTAACAGATGTGATTACATTTAACTATGCCACAGATGCAAAAACCATCTTAGGAGATGTCTACATAAGCATTGAACGCATCCGAGAAAATGCTAAAGCGTATAACCGAAAAATGGAGGAAGAACTCTACACAGTAATGGTGCATGGCCTATTACATTTGTTGGCCTACAATGATAAAAAAAGAAAAGATCAACTGATCATGAGAGAAAAAGAAACTTTTTATCTGAACCAGTTCGCATTGTTTATACCCACTACTCCTCACAAGATCAAAAATAAAAGAGCCGTGCAAAACCATACTACACTTATTCTTAAGATCCTAGAAAAGGACCCAAGTCAAACCTATACCATACAACAACTTTGTACGGCCTTACAAATAACATCAAAAGCAGATAAAGCAAAAGTAAAAAAGGCTTTACTCGATCTTTTACATCAGGATGCCATTAAAAAAATCAGCAAAGGGCGTTATCTACATGTCGCCCCTCCTACTTACCTTACAGGTCGAGTAGATTACGTCCGTGCCGAATATGCTTATATCATTGTACCGGATCAGCCTAAAGATATACTAGTGCGTCAAAAAAACCTATTAGCTGCACTAGATAAAGATTTGGTTAAGGTTCGCTTGCTGCCAAACGGAGGTCGCAAACGGCCAGAGGGTGTGGTGGTAGAAGTTATTAAGCGAAATACTGTAATTGGGCGCATCACGCTTTCTGGCCAACAACCTCAAGCGATAGTTGCACAAAAACGAACTACTTGCACTGTTTTATTAGAGGGAGAAAATAGCGCTATGCTTCAAGAAAATGATAAAGTAGTGATTGCACTAACTTCTTTTCTTAACAATCAATTAACAGGTAAAGTAGTGCAACATCTTGGACCAGCTGGCCTACATGAGGTAGAGATGCATGCCATTATGGCTGAATTTGGTTTAAAAGATGGTTTTCCAGAAAGCCTTCTTGAAAGCATCCAAAATATACCTACAACCATTACCCAAGCAGAAGCCGCTAGAAGAAGAAACTTCCGAGGTATACCTACTTTTACAATAGATCCAGCAGATGCTCAAGATTTTGATGATGCCCTTTCCTATCAACCATTAGCCAATGGCCGCTACCAAGTAGGGATTCATATTGCAGACGTAAGCTATTATGTGCCGCCAGACAGCCTGCTAGATAAGGAAGCCTATGACCGAAATACTTCTGTCTACCTGGTAGATCGTTGTATTCCTATGTTGCCAGAACTACTTTCTAATGAATTGTGTTCTTTACGTCCAAACGAAACCAAATTAACTTTTTCAGCTATTTTCGAATTGGATAGGCAAGGAAAAATTCATGACAAATGGCTGGGAGAAACGATTATTTATTCCAATAAAAGATTTTCCTACGAAGAAGCCCAAGCAGCAATAGATAACCAGACAGGTGATTTTTACGAAGCACTTACAGTATTAAACCAGCTAGCCAAAGAGCTTCGGAAAAAACGCCTACAAAAAGGCGCCATTAACTTTGAAACCAGGGCATTGGAATTTGAACTGGATGCCAATGGAAAACCACTTCAGGTGATGCAAAAGCTGCGTACAGATGCCCATAAGCTCATTGAAGAGTTTATGTTACTGGCCAACAAAGAAGTAGCTACCTATGTAGCCAAACTCAAGCAAAAACAGGAAAAACTAGGACCTACTTTTATATACAGAACCCATGACCATCCAGATCCAGATAAGTTAAATGAATTCTTTTTATTTGTGAACCAGCTCGGATACAAAATAGATGCCAATAAAACCCTATATACAAAGCCATGCATGCACTAG
- a CDS encoding 1-acyl-sn-glycerol-3-phosphate acyltransferase, which yields MSTKDQFMPIESRASRWPITILHKNQKAFLREVVDKSFKSLCARHPMDEALYRILAQTASRELARVASNPWSCDPQDDRSFWEAMASSIDNKVEAAKLLKSVIERYVREICSNFSVRHYQCISKGVYHTFVHLLKPDCFGVGSERWTLPHKRLQEKFHLMGATDTVRALAQIGTIVLVPTHTSNWDSVVVGLAMKQLGLPPLTWGAGLNLFNNKGFRYVFDKLGTYKVDRRKKTIPYLQVQKDYACHTLEWGCHTLFYPGGTRSRLGAIESDLKLGLLSTPFEAQEANFQNQGVAAKKLFIVPIVLNYHCVLEAYELVRESVQMENVAAAMAEQSCCATNFQFSKNILCKGSEIFVNIGTPLDVMGNRVDITGCSYDDQGQPIDLYQAFLDLPVKTVARKRSDDYVQTLSHKIVAAYHRINMVLSSHLVAFVAYELAKKRAGFSMQLTDIVIPYADFMAALGHTYKALQLLYTEKKIVFTSIVQNGQLAAIAKDGCAKLGVYHAQKPLVVTAGGDLLIQDLLTLFYYHNRLTGYGLEALI from the coding sequence ATGTCTACCAAAGACCAATTTATGCCTATTGAGTCTAGAGCCAGTCGTTGGCCTATTACCATACTCCATAAAAACCAAAAAGCTTTTTTAAGAGAGGTGGTTGATAAAAGTTTTAAGTCTTTGTGTGCACGCCACCCAATGGATGAAGCGCTCTACCGAATATTAGCGCAAACAGCTTCTAGAGAGTTGGCTAGGGTGGCATCAAACCCATGGAGCTGTGATCCTCAGGATGATCGCTCTTTTTGGGAGGCCATGGCATCTTCTATTGACAATAAAGTGGAAGCAGCTAAGCTTTTAAAAAGTGTTATAGAACGGTATGTAAGAGAGATTTGCAGCAACTTTAGTGTGCGCCATTATCAATGTATATCTAAAGGTGTCTACCATACTTTTGTCCATCTCCTTAAGCCCGATTGTTTTGGTGTTGGATCAGAGCGTTGGACTTTGCCCCACAAAAGGTTACAGGAAAAGTTTCATTTGATGGGTGCAACGGATACGGTTCGTGCATTGGCCCAGATAGGCACGATTGTCTTGGTGCCTACCCATACGAGCAATTGGGATTCTGTTGTGGTCGGATTGGCCATGAAACAATTGGGGCTACCTCCTTTAACTTGGGGTGCAGGATTGAATTTATTTAATAACAAGGGGTTTCGTTATGTCTTTGATAAGTTAGGAACCTATAAGGTAGATCGGCGTAAAAAGACGATACCCTACTTACAAGTACAGAAAGATTATGCGTGCCACACATTGGAATGGGGCTGCCATACGCTATTTTATCCGGGTGGAACCCGTAGCCGTTTGGGTGCTATAGAGTCTGATTTAAAATTAGGATTGCTCAGTACCCCTTTTGAAGCACAGGAAGCGAATTTTCAAAACCAAGGGGTAGCTGCTAAGAAGCTTTTTATTGTTCCAATTGTGCTGAATTACCATTGTGTATTAGAAGCCTATGAATTGGTACGTGAGTCGGTGCAAATGGAAAATGTTGCGGCTGCTATGGCGGAGCAAAGCTGTTGTGCTACCAATTTTCAATTCAGTAAAAATATATTATGTAAGGGTTCGGAAATATTTGTTAACATAGGTACACCCTTAGATGTTATGGGGAATAGGGTAGACATAACGGGGTGTAGTTATGATGATCAAGGTCAACCAATAGACTTATACCAAGCGTTTTTGGATCTTCCCGTTAAAACGGTTGCTAGAAAGCGGTCAGATGACTATGTTCAAACCCTTAGCCATAAAATTGTAGCGGCTTATCATCGTATTAATATGGTGCTCAGCAGCCACCTAGTAGCCTTTGTAGCTTATGAATTGGCAAAAAAGAGAGCGGGGTTTTCCATGCAGCTAACGGATATCGTGATTCCTTATGCTGATTTTATGGCGGCGCTTGGGCATACGTATAAAGCGTTGCAACTGCTTTATACAGAAAAAAAGATAGTGTTTACCTCTATTGTACAGAATGGTCAGCTTGCTGCTATTGCTAAAGATGGATGTGCTAAATTGGGTGTATACCATGCACAGAAACCATTGGTGGTAACAGCAGGTGGCGATTTATTGATTCAAGATCTTTTAACATTATTTTATTATCATAATAGACTGACTGGTTATGGCCTCGAAGCACTTATAT